The following DNA comes from Frankia casuarinae.
TCCACCCGAGCATCAGCACCTCGCCGGTGTCGTACTGCTGGGCGACGGCGGGGAACAGGCCCGCGTCGTTGCGGCGCAGCCTACGGGCGATGGCGGGATCCAGAGCGGAAGGGCGAATGGTCACCCCACCATTCTGCTCGCGCCCGGCGCCGCAGCGGTGCCGGGCGACGGGCCGCCCGCCGCTCCCGTCCCGACCCCCGCCGCCCAGGATCGGTGCAGGCGCTGGTACACGCCGCGCATCGCGATCAGATCCCGGCGCGGACCGCGCTGGACGATCCGTCCGGCGTCCACGACGACGACGTCCTGTGCCGCCTCGGCCGTCGGCGCCCCGTCGGCGCCCCGTCGGCGGACGCGCCTGGTCAGCGCACGGGTACACCCGCGCCGCGCAGCGCCGTCTTCACCTCGCCGATGCGCAGCTGCCCGAAGTGGAACACGCTCGCCGCGAGCACCGCGTCCGCGCCCGCGTCGATCGCCGGCGCGAAGTGGGCCAGGTCGCCGGCCCCGCCGCTGGCGATCACCGGGACATCGACCTCGGCACGCACCGCGCAGATCATCTCCAGGTCGTAGCCGTCCCGTGTGCCGTCGGCATCCATCGAGTTGAGCAGGATCTCCCCGGCGCCGAGCTCGACCACCCGCGCCGTCCAGGCCACCGCGTCGATGCCGGTGCCCTTGCGGCCGCCGTGCGTCGTGACCTCGAAGCGCGGACCGTCGGGACCGGGTGGGCGCCGGGCGTCCACCGAGATGACGATGCACTGGTTACCGAACCGGTGGGCGCACTCGCGCACCAGCTCGGGCCGGGCCACCGCCGCCGTGTTGATGCCGACCTTGTCGGCCCCCGCCCGCAGCAGGCGGTTCACGTCGTCGACCGAGCGGACCCCGCCACCCACGGTCAGCGGGATGAACACCTGTTCGGCGGTCCGCCGCACGATGTCATAGGTGGTCTCCCGATCGCCGCTGGACGCGGTGATGTCGAGGAACGTCAGCTCGTCGGCACCCTCGGCGTCGTAGAGGCGCGCCATCTCGACCGGGTCGCCGGCGTCGCGCAGGTCCGTGAAGTTCACGCCCTTCACGACCCGGCCGGCGTCAACGTCGAGGCAGGGAATCACCCGGACCGCGACGCTCATCGACCCACCGCACCCGCACATCCGTTTCCGATATTCCCGATATTCCCGGCAACGGCCAGGGCCTCGGGCAGCGTGAAGGCGCCGGCGTAGAGCGCCTTGCCGATGATCGCGCCCTCCACTCCGGGCACCACGGCGATCGCGGTGAGGTCGTCGAGCGTGGCCACGCCGCCGCTGGCGACCACCGGCCGGCTGGTGGCCGCGGTCACGGAGCGCAGGAGCTCGACGTTCGGCCCGGTGAGCGTGCCGTCTCGGCGCACATCCGTCACCACGTACCGGGCGCAGCCGTCGGCGTCGAGGCGGGCGAGCACATCGAACAGCTCGCCACCGTCCCGCGTCCAGCCCCGGGCCGACAGCGTGGTCCCCCGGACGTCGAGACCGACCGCGATACGGTCACCGACCCGGTCGATGGCCCGGCGGACCCAGTCGGGATCCTCGAGCGCAGCCGTGCCGATGTTGACCCGGGCCGCGCCGGTGGCCAGCGCCGCGTCGAGCGATGCGTCGTCGCGGATGCCGCCGGAGAGCTCGACGGCCACGTCCACCGCGCGTACCACCTCGGCGATGAGCTCCCGATTCGACCCCCGGCCGAAGGCAGCGTCGAGATCGACCAGGTGGATCCACTCGGCGCCGTCGCGCTGCCAGGTCAGCGCCGCCTCCCGCGGGTCGCCGTACGAGGTCTCGGAACCGGCCTCGCCCTGGACGAGTCGGACGGCCCTGCCGTCGGCCACGTCCACGGCGGGCAGCAGAGTAAGCGTCACATCGGCCACCCTACGGTCCAGCGGGGCGCTGGAGCCGCCCTAATTACAGGACATCCGCATTACAGGACATCCGCCCTCGCGTTCACGCTCACTCAGACCAGGGCTCGCTCAGACCAGGCTGCCGAGCCAGTTCGCCAGCAGGTGCGCTCCGGCATCCCCGGACTTCTCCGGGTGGAACTGGGTCGCGGCGAGCGCACCCCGTTCGACGGCGGCGGCGAACGGCTCGCCGTGCTCCCCCACGGTGTCCCCGGCGGCCGGATCGGCCTTCGCCGCGTACGAGTGGACAAAGTAGAACCGCGTGTCCGCGGGCAGTCCGGCGAACAGGATCGATCCGGCGGGCGGCGCCACAGTGTTCCAGCCCATGTGCGGCAGGATGTCGGCGGCGAGCCGGCGGACCTCGCCAGGGATCACGCCGAGCCCGACCGTCCGCACCCCGTGCTCGTCACCGAGCTCGTACAGCACCTGCATCCCGACGCAGATCCCGAGCACGGGCCGTCCCGCCGCTACCCGCTCCCGCACCACGGGCGCGGCGCCCACGGCGTCGATGCCTGCCATACAGGCCGCATAGGCGCCCACGCCCGGTACGACCAGGCCCGCCGCGCCGCGGGCCACGTCAAGATCCGCGGTCACCGTCACGTCGGCGCCGACTCGGGCGAGCGCGCGCTCGGCCGACCGCAGGTTTCCCGAGCCGTAGTCCAGGACAACCACCCGGGGACGCCGGCCGGGTCCGTCTCCGCTCACAGCACACCTTTCGTGGAGGGTATCCCGGCGACGCGGGCGTCGAGCGCCACCGCGTCGCGCAGAGCCCGCGCGACCGCCTTGAACTGGGCCTCGACCACGTGATGGGCGTTGCGGCCGGACAGCACCCGCACGTGCAGCGCGAGCCGGGCGGACGCGGTGATCGACTCGAAGATGTGCCGGGTCAGCGTCGTGTCGTAAGTTCCGATCATCCCGACGAGATCCGGTTCGACGTGCACGCAGTACGGCCGGCCGGACAGGTCGACGGCGGCTTGGGCGAGCGCCTCGTCCAGCGGGACGGTGGCATCCCCGAACCGGCGGATACCCGCCTTGTCGCCGAGCGCCTCGCGCAGGGCGGACCCGAAGGCGATCGAGGTGTCCTCGACGGTGTGGTGGGCGTCGATGTGCAGATCCCCCCGGGTACGCACGGTGAGGTCGAACCCGCCGTGCTTGCCGAGCTGGGACAGCATGTGGTCGAAGAACGGGACGCCGGTGTCCGACGAGGAGATTCCCGTCCCGTCGAGGTCGAGCTCGACCAGGACGTCCGACTCCAACGTCTTGCGTTCGATTCGCGCGGTGCGTGCCATCGGGGGCTTCCTCGGTCTCTGTAGATCTCAGGCCGGGCCAGGGGCTCAGGCCGGGCCAGGGGCTCAGGCGGTGGCGAGGCTGATGACACCGTCCGCGCCGATGACGCTGCCGGTGAGAGTTCTGCCCAGCGCCCCGAGAAACGCGTCCACCTCGTTCGGCAGCCCGGCGGTGACCCGCAGCCAGCCGGTCAGACCGACATCGCGGACCAACACTCCCGCGTCCAACAGGCTCTGCCACACCGCCCGCTGATCGGCGAACCGGCCGAAGAACACGAAGTTGGCGTCGCTCGGAGCCAGCCGCAGACCGAGCGCCGGCAACTCCCGGACGATGCGGTCGCGCTGGGCCTTGACCGCCTCCACCGTGCCGAGCAGCTCGTCGGCGTGCGCGAGCGCCGTGCGCGCGACGGCCTGGGTGAAGCTCGACAGGTGGTAGGGCAGCCGCACCAGGTACAGCGAGTCCACCACGGCGGGGTGCGCGGCAAGATAGCCTACCCGGGCACCGGCCAGCGCGAACGCCTTGCTCATTGTCCGGGTGACGACGAGCCGCGGATGACGGGGCAGCAGCGTCAGCGTGCTGGGCACGCCGGCCCGGCGGAACTCGGCGTAGGCCTCGTCGACGACGACCATGCCGCTGCCGGTGGCCTCCACCGCCTCACAGGCGGCGGCGACGACCTCGGGCGGCAG
Coding sequences within:
- a CDS encoding histidinol-phosphate transaminase, giving the protein MIFKAAGSGAEDRPWRPWDADGLPLRDSLRGLSPYGAPQLDVPVRLNTNENPHPPSVGLVDAIGKAAALAATEANRYPDRDAEALRADLAYYLTPDAGFGVHTSQVWAANGSNEILQQLLQAFGGPGRVALGFEPSYSMHRLIALATATEWVAGQRAEDFTLSPAVVTDAIARHRPALVFLCSPNNPTGTALPPEVVAAACEAVEATGSGMVVVDEAYAEFRRAGVPSTLTLLPRHPRLVVTRTMSKAFALAGARVGYLAAHPAVVDSLYLVRLPYHLSSFTQAVARTALAHADELLGTVEAVKAQRDRIVRELPALGLRLAPSDANFVFFGRFADQRAVWQSLLDAGVLVRDVGLTGWLRVTAGLPNEVDAFLGALGRTLTGSVIGADGVISLATA
- the hisB gene encoding imidazoleglycerol-phosphate dehydratase HisB, with translation MARTARIERKTLESDVLVELDLDGTGISSSDTGVPFFDHMLSQLGKHGGFDLTVRTRGDLHIDAHHTVEDTSIAFGSALREALGDKAGIRRFGDATVPLDEALAQAAVDLSGRPYCVHVEPDLVGMIGTYDTTLTRHIFESITASARLALHVRVLSGRNAHHVVEAQFKAVARALRDAVALDARVAGIPSTKGVL
- the hisH gene encoding imidazole glycerol phosphate synthase subunit HisH, with the protein product MSGDGPGRRPRVVVLDYGSGNLRSAERALARVGADVTVTADLDVARGAAGLVVPGVGAYAACMAGIDAVGAAPVVRERVAAGRPVLGICVGMQVLYELGDEHGVRTVGLGVIPGEVRRLAADILPHMGWNTVAPPAGSILFAGLPADTRFYFVHSYAAKADPAAGDTVGEHGEPFAAAVERGALAATQFHPEKSGDAGAHLLANWLGSLV
- the priA gene encoding bifunctional 1-(5-phosphoribosyl)-5-((5-phosphoribosylamino)methylideneamino)imidazole-4-carboxamide isomerase/phosphoribosylanthranilate isomerase PriA, which translates into the protein MTLTLLPAVDVADGRAVRLVQGEAGSETSYGDPREAALTWQRDGAEWIHLVDLDAAFGRGSNRELIAEVVRAVDVAVELSGGIRDDASLDAALATGAARVNIGTAALEDPDWVRRAIDRVGDRIAVGLDVRGTTLSARGWTRDGGELFDVLARLDADGCARYVVTDVRRDGTLTGPNVELLRSVTAATSRPVVASGGVATLDDLTAIAVVPGVEGAIIGKALYAGAFTLPEALAVAGNIGNIGNGCAGAVGR
- the hisF gene encoding imidazole glycerol phosphate synthase subunit HisF, with translation MSVAVRVIPCLDVDAGRVVKGVNFTDLRDAGDPVEMARLYDAEGADELTFLDITASSGDRETTYDIVRRTAEQVFIPLTVGGGVRSVDDVNRLLRAGADKVGINTAAVARPELVRECAHRFGNQCIVISVDARRPPGPDGPRFEVTTHGGRKGTGIDAVAWTARVVELGAGEILLNSMDADGTRDGYDLEMICAVRAEVDVPVIASGGAGDLAHFAPAIDAGADAVLAASVFHFGQLRIGEVKTALRGAGVPVR